In Leopardus geoffroyi isolate Oge1 chromosome D1, O.geoffroyi_Oge1_pat1.0, whole genome shotgun sequence, a single window of DNA contains:
- the IL10RA gene encoding interleukin-10 receptor subunit alpha isoform X1 produces MLPRLVVPLAVLLSLRLCSGAHGTELPSPPSVWFEAEFFSHILHWTPIPNQSESTYYEVELLRYGRDSWVSTPSCNQTLVLSCDLTIMTLDLYHDNSYKARVRAMAGNRYSNWTNTDTRFSLDEVTLMVSVKLQVDNGIILGRIQLPRPRIAPTGDTYESIFQHFREYEIKLRKVPGNSTFIKQKINRETFSLSPPGELGEFCVKVKPSVASRVNRGLWSKEECIVLTPQYFTMTNLIIFFAFVLLLCGALAYCLALQLYVRRQRKLPTVLVFGKPHPFNLVLQLPCPEPQDTIHPLDEGAFPKVSPELKNSELHGSTDSGFGSAKSSLQNEASQFLLPVPHPQAAGTVGKGAPREPESSRSGGSSNSTDSGICLQEPSPSPGTGPHWEKRVRKSSRGQDDSGLGLAQNSEGQPGDVQGVSDLGRVNPPGPEVPGEEDPVSVAFRGYLKQTRCTQERATTAGCLEEEPASTDGLGPKFRTCLDAEAGWPPLALAKGYLKQDPGTTRPASGTPTGQWSRPTEEWSLLGLTSSGDLGASDCNLAHDLAPLDCMAAPGGLLDRFDSNLVTLPLISSLHSNE; encoded by the exons GAACAGAACTTCCCAGCCCTCCATCTGTGTGGTTTGAAGCAGAATTTTTCTCCCATATCCTCCACTGGACTCCCATCCCGAATCAGTCAGAAAGCACCTACTATGAAGTGGAGCTTCTGAG GTATGGAAGAGACTCCTGGGTGTCCACCCCCAGCTGTAACCAGACCCTGGTGCTGTCCTGTGATCTCACTATTATGACCCTGGACCTGTACCACGACAATAGCTACAAAGCCAGGGTCCGGGCAATGGCTGGAAACCGGTACTCCAACTGGACCAACACCGACACCCGCTTCTCCCTGGATGAAG TGACTCTGATGGTCAGCGTGAAGCTACAGGTGGACAACGGCATCATCCTCGGGCGGATCCAGCTCCCCAGGCCCAGGATCGCCCCTACGGGCGACACTTACGAAAGCATCTTCCAACACTTCCGAGAGTATGAGATTAAGCTGCGCAAGGTGCCGGGGAACTCTACG TTCATAAAGCAGAAGATAAACCGTGAAACCTTCAGCCTCTCACCTCCTGGAGAACTGGGAGAATTCTGTGTCAAGGTGAAGCCATCTGTGGCCTCCCGAGTGAACAGGGGGCTGTGGTCCAAGGAAGAGTGCATTGTGCTTACCCCACAGT ATTTCACCATGACCAACCTCATCATCTTCTTCGCCTTCGTCCTGCTGCTCTGCGGAGCCCTGGCCTACTGCCTGGCCCTCCAGCTGTACGTGCGACGCCAGAGGAAGCTGCCTACCGTCCTG gTCTTCGGGAAGCCCCATCCGTTCAACTTGGTCCTCCAGCTCCCCTGCCCAGAGCCCCAGGACACCATCCATCCCCTTGATGAGGGGGCTTTCCCCAAAGTGTCCCCGGAGCTGAAGAACTCGGAACTGCACGGCAGCACGGACAGCGGCTTTGGCAGTGCGAAGTCATCCCTGCAGAATGAGGCGTCCCAGTTCCTCCTGccggtcccccacccccaggcggCGGGGACTGTGGGAAAGGGGGCGCCCCGGGAGCCGGAGAGCAGCCGCAGCGGGGGCAGCAGCAACAGCACAGACAGCGGGATCTGCTTGCAGGAGCCCAGCCCGAGTCCTGGCACCGGACCCCACTGGGAGAAGCGGGTGAGGAAGAGCAGCCGGGGCCAGGACGACAGCGGCCTCGGTCTAGCCCAAAACTCAGAAGGGCAGCCTGGGGATGTGCAGGGGGTCTCAGACTTGGGCCGTGTCAATCCCCCAGGGCCTGAGGTGCCTGGGGAGGAAGACCCAGTCTCAGTGGCATTCCGGGGCTACCTAAAGCAGACCAGATGCACACAGGAGAGAGCAACCACAgcaggctgcctggaggaagaGCCCGCCTCGACAGATGGCCTCGGCCCCAAGTTCAGGACATGCCTGGATGCCGAGGCAGGCTGGCCCCCGCTGGCCCTGGCCAAGGGCTATTTGAAACAGGACCCAGGAACGACTCGCCCTGCATCAGGGACCCCAACCGGACAGTGGAGTCGGCCAACTGAGGAGTGGTCACTTCTGGGTTTGACCAGCTCTGGGGACCTAGGAGCATCTGACTGCAACTTGGCCCATGACCTGGCCCCTCTGGACTGTATGGCAGCCCCAGGTGGTCTCCTGGACCGCTTTGACTCAAACCTGGTCACTCTGCCTCTGATCTCCAGCCTGCACTCGAATGAGTGA
- the IL10RA gene encoding interleukin-10 receptor subunit alpha isoform X2: MLPRLVVPLAVLLSLRLCSGAHELPSPPSVWFEAEFFSHILHWTPIPNQSESTYYEVELLRYGRDSWVSTPSCNQTLVLSCDLTIMTLDLYHDNSYKARVRAMAGNRYSNWTNTDTRFSLDEVTLMVSVKLQVDNGIILGRIQLPRPRIAPTGDTYESIFQHFREYEIKLRKVPGNSTFIKQKINRETFSLSPPGELGEFCVKVKPSVASRVNRGLWSKEECIVLTPQYFTMTNLIIFFAFVLLLCGALAYCLALQLYVRRQRKLPTVLVFGKPHPFNLVLQLPCPEPQDTIHPLDEGAFPKVSPELKNSELHGSTDSGFGSAKSSLQNEASQFLLPVPHPQAAGTVGKGAPREPESSRSGGSSNSTDSGICLQEPSPSPGTGPHWEKRVRKSSRGQDDSGLGLAQNSEGQPGDVQGVSDLGRVNPPGPEVPGEEDPVSVAFRGYLKQTRCTQERATTAGCLEEEPASTDGLGPKFRTCLDAEAGWPPLALAKGYLKQDPGTTRPASGTPTGQWSRPTEEWSLLGLTSSGDLGASDCNLAHDLAPLDCMAAPGGLLDRFDSNLVTLPLISSLHSNE; the protein is encoded by the exons AACTTCCCAGCCCTCCATCTGTGTGGTTTGAAGCAGAATTTTTCTCCCATATCCTCCACTGGACTCCCATCCCGAATCAGTCAGAAAGCACCTACTATGAAGTGGAGCTTCTGAG GTATGGAAGAGACTCCTGGGTGTCCACCCCCAGCTGTAACCAGACCCTGGTGCTGTCCTGTGATCTCACTATTATGACCCTGGACCTGTACCACGACAATAGCTACAAAGCCAGGGTCCGGGCAATGGCTGGAAACCGGTACTCCAACTGGACCAACACCGACACCCGCTTCTCCCTGGATGAAG TGACTCTGATGGTCAGCGTGAAGCTACAGGTGGACAACGGCATCATCCTCGGGCGGATCCAGCTCCCCAGGCCCAGGATCGCCCCTACGGGCGACACTTACGAAAGCATCTTCCAACACTTCCGAGAGTATGAGATTAAGCTGCGCAAGGTGCCGGGGAACTCTACG TTCATAAAGCAGAAGATAAACCGTGAAACCTTCAGCCTCTCACCTCCTGGAGAACTGGGAGAATTCTGTGTCAAGGTGAAGCCATCTGTGGCCTCCCGAGTGAACAGGGGGCTGTGGTCCAAGGAAGAGTGCATTGTGCTTACCCCACAGT ATTTCACCATGACCAACCTCATCATCTTCTTCGCCTTCGTCCTGCTGCTCTGCGGAGCCCTGGCCTACTGCCTGGCCCTCCAGCTGTACGTGCGACGCCAGAGGAAGCTGCCTACCGTCCTG gTCTTCGGGAAGCCCCATCCGTTCAACTTGGTCCTCCAGCTCCCCTGCCCAGAGCCCCAGGACACCATCCATCCCCTTGATGAGGGGGCTTTCCCCAAAGTGTCCCCGGAGCTGAAGAACTCGGAACTGCACGGCAGCACGGACAGCGGCTTTGGCAGTGCGAAGTCATCCCTGCAGAATGAGGCGTCCCAGTTCCTCCTGccggtcccccacccccaggcggCGGGGACTGTGGGAAAGGGGGCGCCCCGGGAGCCGGAGAGCAGCCGCAGCGGGGGCAGCAGCAACAGCACAGACAGCGGGATCTGCTTGCAGGAGCCCAGCCCGAGTCCTGGCACCGGACCCCACTGGGAGAAGCGGGTGAGGAAGAGCAGCCGGGGCCAGGACGACAGCGGCCTCGGTCTAGCCCAAAACTCAGAAGGGCAGCCTGGGGATGTGCAGGGGGTCTCAGACTTGGGCCGTGTCAATCCCCCAGGGCCTGAGGTGCCTGGGGAGGAAGACCCAGTCTCAGTGGCATTCCGGGGCTACCTAAAGCAGACCAGATGCACACAGGAGAGAGCAACCACAgcaggctgcctggaggaagaGCCCGCCTCGACAGATGGCCTCGGCCCCAAGTTCAGGACATGCCTGGATGCCGAGGCAGGCTGGCCCCCGCTGGCCCTGGCCAAGGGCTATTTGAAACAGGACCCAGGAACGACTCGCCCTGCATCAGGGACCCCAACCGGACAGTGGAGTCGGCCAACTGAGGAGTGGTCACTTCTGGGTTTGACCAGCTCTGGGGACCTAGGAGCATCTGACTGCAACTTGGCCCATGACCTGGCCCCTCTGGACTGTATGGCAGCCCCAGGTGGTCTCCTGGACCGCTTTGACTCAAACCTGGTCACTCTGCCTCTGATCTCCAGCCTGCACTCGAATGAGTGA